A genome region from Christensenella minuta includes the following:
- a CDS encoding glycosyltransferase: MGKIGKRIDDFYDNAETLYELLVADQQILEEKQNILDIKCIEIGKKEQEIELLKNTAQEFGAKLNEIYLSHGYRALQKYYNLSQKNKITRAFSKGIHRCLNRIFHAPAGPPLAEKREIEKQSSIFQDKQNQKTFDIIFLAMIDWTYRFQRPQHLAKGLAQKGYRVYFINPTFLGRNRKQKGNLVSVTFENEMPNINGLSNSKDLFDIMSKVEALVKMEGIKNAIVISEYPTWAPVCHRLKKRYGFPVAFDYLDDVRDFTHLEHSELLNECFDQMFEISDLVFASSSYLFDKAERQNSNCLLLRNGTEFAHFYQAYEKREQSERPVVGYYGEISNWFDDRLMVYAAKNLPEYDFVLIGNHTYGHVEELEKLSNVKLLGEKPYGELPGYLKSFDVAVIPFDASRDLIKATNPVKFYEYLSAGKKIVATEIPELMPYRNEYALLSNEPSRFVGYLKECIEGRDGLKGEEERLCFARKNDWTNRVEILGCELEKLQSLSHH; this comes from the coding sequence ATGGGGAAGATAGGGAAAAGGATTGACGATTTTTATGACAATGCGGAAACGCTCTATGAATTGTTGGTTGCAGATCAGCAGATTCTTGAAGAGAAACAAAATATATTAGATATAAAATGTATCGAAATTGGGAAGAAAGAGCAGGAAATTGAGCTTTTAAAAAATACAGCACAGGAATTTGGCGCCAAGCTGAATGAAATCTATCTTTCTCATGGATACCGGGCTTTACAAAAATATTATAATTTGTCTCAAAAAAATAAAATTACACGGGCTTTTTCAAAAGGTATTCACAGATGCCTTAATAGAATATTTCATGCACCGGCAGGTCCACCCTTGGCCGAAAAACGAGAAATTGAAAAACAGTCCTCCATTTTTCAAGATAAACAAAACCAAAAAACGTTTGATATTATTTTTTTGGCCATGATTGACTGGACCTACCGTTTTCAACGCCCGCAACATTTAGCGAAGGGGCTTGCCCAAAAGGGATATCGGGTTTATTTTATCAACCCTACGTTTTTGGGAAGAAACAGAAAACAAAAGGGTAATTTAGTTTCTGTTACATTTGAGAACGAGATGCCTAATATCAACGGGCTCTCAAATAGTAAGGACCTTTTTGATATTATGTCCAAAGTAGAAGCTTTGGTTAAAATGGAGGGCATTAAAAATGCAATTGTAATATCAGAATATCCTACATGGGCTCCTGTCTGCCACCGCTTGAAAAAGCGCTATGGGTTTCCGGTGGCCTTTGATTATTTGGATGACGTGCGTGACTTTACCCATTTGGAACATTCCGAATTGTTGAATGAATGCTTTGATCAAATGTTTGAAATCAGTGATCTCGTGTTTGCGTCGTCTTCGTATTTATTTGACAAAGCTGAGCGGCAAAATAGTAATTGCCTTCTATTGCGTAATGGTACGGAGTTTGCACATTTTTATCAGGCTTACGAAAAACGGGAGCAAAGTGAAAGACCGGTTGTCGGTTATTATGGAGAAATTTCCAACTGGTTTGATGATCGCCTCATGGTATATGCTGCCAAAAATTTACCGGAGTATGATTTCGTCCTGATTGGAAACCACACCTACGGACATGTAGAAGAGCTCGAAAAGCTTTCCAATGTGAAGTTGCTGGGAGAAAAACCTTATGGTGAGCTTCCCGGTTATTTGAAGTCTTTTGACGTTGCGGTAATTCCATTTGACGCGTCCAGGGATTTGATTAAAGCTACAAATCCAGTTAAATTTTATGAATATCTGTCAGCAGGGAAAAAAATAGTTGCAACGGAAATTCCGGAGTTGATGCCCTACCGTAATGAATATGCACTACTATCTAACGAACCTTCACGGTTTGTCGGGTATTTGAAAGAATGCATTGAAGGACGGGACGGATTAAAAGGCGAAGAGGAACGGCTGTGCTTTGCACGCAAGAATGATTGGACAAATCGCGTTGAGATACTCGGATGTGAGTTGGAAAAATTACAATCTTTATCGCATCACTAA
- a CDS encoding transporter substrate-binding domain-containing protein, whose translation MKKIIALVLTVLMAVAVFAACSAPETAASEAPSEAVSAEPSTDASESAEATGEGAAAGGLVDKIKEAGELVLLTNAQFPPYEYLGDDNQPTGVDIEIAQKIADELGVKLTVVDMDFDGLVPALNGGKGDFIAAGYTITEERQQSVDFSDEYATSNQMVIVTKDDPKVAGATVEDLAGKTIGVQLGTTGDLFVSDEVEGATVKQYKSAIEAGMDLANGKLDAVVVDKLPAQSIVANNDSLTVYDDVLTTEQYAMAVRKGESDDLLEVINKVLADMKGDIQDLTQKHFDQYSGTSSEAE comes from the coding sequence ATGAAAAAGATTATTGCTTTGGTACTGACAGTATTGATGGCTGTGGCAGTGTTCGCAGCATGCTCTGCGCCGGAAACGGCTGCGTCGGAAGCGCCTTCCGAGGCTGTTTCCGCAGAACCGTCTACAGACGCGTCCGAAAGCGCGGAAGCGACAGGGGAAGGCGCGGCGGCAGGCGGCCTAGTGGATAAGATCAAGGAAGCGGGTGAGCTCGTGCTTCTGACGAATGCACAGTTTCCTCCTTATGAATACCTTGGGGACGACAATCAGCCGACGGGCGTGGATATTGAAATCGCACAGAAAATCGCAGACGAGCTGGGCGTGAAGCTGACGGTTGTAGATATGGATTTCGACGGCCTGGTTCCGGCGCTGAACGGCGGCAAGGGCGATTTTATCGCGGCTGGCTACACGATTACGGAAGAGCGTCAGCAGAGCGTTGATTTTTCGGATGAATATGCAACGTCCAATCAGATGGTGATCGTAACGAAGGACGACCCGAAGGTTGCGGGTGCGACGGTGGAAGATCTTGCAGGAAAGACAATCGGCGTGCAGCTGGGAACGACGGGCGACCTTTTTGTATCGGACGAGGTGGAAGGAGCAACCGTAAAGCAGTATAAGAGCGCAATTGAAGCGGGCATGGATCTTGCGAATGGTAAGCTGGATGCGGTAGTTGTGGATAAGCTGCCGGCACAGAGCATTGTGGCAAATAATGACAGTTTGACGGTGTATGACGACGTCCTCACAACGGAACAGTATGCGATGGCGGTTCGGAAGGGCGAATCGGATGACCTGCTGGAAGTGATTAACAAAGTATTGGCTGATATGAAGGGCGATATTCAGGATTTGACGCAGAAGCATTTCGACCAGTATTCGGGGACTTCTTCAGAAGCTGAGTAA
- a CDS encoding amino acid ABC transporter permease, whose translation MELGDMFDNLGQQIYNTLIANDRWTMFLDGLLVTLMIAGIAVLMGVVIGSVVAIAKVNALRNKRLKWLNVICDIYLTVIRGTPVLVQLLIMYYIIFAAAPIEMAPYVAALAFGINSGAYVAEIVRSGIMAVPRGQMEAGRSLGLTNGMTMRTIIFPQAIKNILPALGNEFIVLFKETSIVGYVAVTDLTRAAELVRSRTMDAFVPLIFIALVYLGIVMLITWALRKLEKKLARSDVR comes from the coding sequence ATGGAGCTTGGGGATATGTTTGACAATCTTGGACAACAAATTTATAATACACTGATTGCGAACGACCGTTGGACGATGTTCCTGGATGGTCTGCTCGTTACCCTGATGATCGCTGGAATTGCGGTGTTAATGGGCGTTGTAATCGGATCGGTTGTTGCGATCGCGAAGGTCAATGCGCTGCGCAATAAGCGCCTGAAATGGCTGAACGTCATCTGCGATATCTACCTGACGGTGATTCGGGGCACGCCGGTGCTGGTGCAGCTTCTGATTATGTATTATATTATTTTTGCTGCTGCGCCGATCGAGATGGCGCCATATGTTGCGGCGCTTGCATTTGGTATTAACAGCGGTGCTTACGTTGCCGAGATCGTACGTTCGGGCATTATGGCCGTACCGCGCGGACAAATGGAAGCGGGACGGTCTCTCGGCCTTACAAACGGCATGACGATGCGCACCATTATTTTTCCGCAGGCAATCAAAAATATCCTGCCCGCGCTGGGGAATGAATTTATCGTGCTGTTTAAAGAGACGTCTATCGTTGGATATGTTGCGGTTACGGATTTGACGCGTGCCGCCGAGCTGGTACGTTCGCGGACAATGGACGCTTTCGTTCCGCTGATCTTTATTGCACTTGTTTATCTTGGTATTGTTATGTTGATTACATGGGCGCTTAGGAAACTGGAAAAGAAACTCGCCCGGAGCGATGTGAGGTAG
- a CDS encoding amino acid ABC transporter ATP-binding protein, with translation MIIVKELFKQFNDNMVLRGIDEHIERGEKVVIVGPSGSGKSTFLRCLNMLEIPTSGEIWFEGKLLTDKNTDIDKVRQKMGMVFQQFNLFPHKTVGQNIMLAPLKLGLMTEDEAQERAETLLKRIGLSDKIDSYPSQLSGGQQQRVAIVRALAMNPDVMLFDEPTSALDPEMVGEVLDFMHTLADEGMTMVVVTHEMGFAKEVATRCLFMDEGKVLEQAPPTEFFDSPRNPRLQDFLSKVL, from the coding sequence ATGATTATTGTAAAAGAATTATTTAAGCAATTTAATGATAATATGGTCCTCAGAGGCATTGACGAGCACATCGAGCGGGGCGAGAAAGTCGTGATCGTCGGACCCTCCGGCAGCGGAAAATCTACATTTTTACGTTGCCTGAATATGCTGGAAATACCGACCAGCGGTGAAATATGGTTCGAGGGAAAGCTTTTGACCGATAAAAACACGGATATCGATAAGGTGCGCCAAAAAATGGGGATGGTATTCCAGCAGTTTAATCTGTTCCCGCACAAGACGGTTGGGCAGAATATTATGCTTGCGCCGCTGAAGCTGGGATTGATGACGGAAGATGAAGCGCAGGAACGTGCAGAAACACTCTTGAAAAGAATCGGATTATCGGATAAAATAGATTCATATCCTTCGCAGCTCTCGGGTGGACAGCAGCAGCGTGTGGCAATTGTACGTGCGCTTGCCATGAATCCGGATGTTATGCTTTTCGACGAACCGACATCCGCGCTGGATCCTGAGATGGTTGGCGAGGTGCTTGATTTCATGCATACGCTCGCGGATGAAGGAATGACGATGGTTGTTGTCACCCACGAGATGGGGTTTGCAAAGGAAGTTGCAACCCGCTGCCTGTTTATGGACGAGGGTAAGGTTCTCGAGCAGGCGCCGCCGACGGAATTCTTTGATTCGCCGAGGAACCCAAGGCTGCAAGATTTTCTTTCCAAAGTATTGTAA
- a CDS encoding TnpV protein — protein sequence MSRIKINESKIGRYGRMRLVFIKEHRKDLYTELLFSGSLEDYLCELNKEVLDRIWEYTCQIAKEQGIDEELKAHDQMAWVGTMNAIKAQAEEVILNEIIRE from the coding sequence ATGAGCAGAATCAAAATCAATGAATCAAAAATCGGCAGGTACGGACGGATGCGGCTTGTATTCATCAAGGAGCACCGGAAAGATTTATACACAGAGCTTCTCTTTTCGGGTAGTCTGGAAGATTATCTATGTGAATTGAATAAGGAAGTGCTGGATCGGATATGGGAATATACCTGCCAGATTGCAAAAGAGCAAGGCATCGACGAAGAATTGAAAGCGCACGATCAAATGGCGTGGGTTGGAACGATGAATGCGATTAAAGCGCAGGCGGAGGAAGTTATCCTTAATGAGATAATCAGAGAATAA
- a CDS encoding plasmid recombination protein — translation MPKPDRTVVRNKPYTKKAIGIRERHNERKNESYSNPDVIPERSGNNVYFKKCEGTYAQAFDRLVQDKVVSTRGLRQDANVFDEMVFDVNTAYFERHGGYAYAVRFYREAYKLAAEIAGGEQYIISAVMHADERNRSLSAEYGYDVYHYHLHVVYIPVVEKEIRWTKRCRDKALIGKVKEVVHQVSHSKKWGSRKMTDERGNTIRDGKGKPRLVHPYSLLQDRFYEHMRDAGYTDFERGVRGSTAEHLSVLDYRLRQEQEKVREMERKARMRQQELDRIEQVLEPKREVYKTFYELEHTGKKKIFGKVELTGEEFEGMLTLAKEGIVSRSTIPELKRELAEKEWKLRDLRGDFDRLWESTRDFFRAVKIAPKRVKELLEDIFAKDRAERERERQMRRESRSRNNAPIR, via the coding sequence ATGCCCAAACCAGACCGTACCGTCGTGCGCAACAAGCCTTACACGAAAAAAGCAATCGGTATCCGTGAGCGGCACAACGAGCGGAAGAACGAATCGTACAGCAACCCGGACGTCATACCGGAGCGGAGCGGAAACAATGTATATTTCAAAAAGTGCGAAGGGACCTATGCGCAGGCCTTTGACAGGCTGGTACAGGACAAGGTCGTCAGCACACGTGGACTCAGGCAGGACGCCAACGTATTCGACGAGATGGTATTCGACGTCAACACCGCGTACTTTGAGCGGCACGGCGGCTATGCGTATGCCGTAAGGTTCTACCGGGAGGCATACAAGCTCGCCGCAGAGATCGCGGGCGGCGAGCAGTACATTATCTCGGCGGTCATGCACGCGGACGAGCGGAACCGCAGCCTGTCCGCCGAATACGGATATGACGTATATCATTACCACCTGCACGTCGTGTATATCCCTGTAGTGGAAAAGGAGATCCGGTGGACAAAGCGGTGCAGAGACAAAGCCCTTATAGGCAAGGTCAAGGAGGTGGTTCATCAGGTCAGCCATTCCAAGAAATGGGGATCGAGGAAAATGACGGACGAACGCGGAAACACGATACGGGACGGGAAGGGGAAGCCCCGTCTGGTACATCCGTACAGCCTGTTGCAGGACAGATTCTACGAACACATGAGGGACGCGGGATATACGGATTTTGAACGCGGGGTGCGCGGGAGCACCGCGGAGCACTTATCCGTACTGGATTACAGGTTGCGGCAGGAGCAGGAGAAAGTAAGAGAAATGGAGCGGAAAGCGCGGATGCGGCAGCAGGAACTGGACAGGATCGAACAGGTACTGGAGCCCAAACGGGAGGTATATAAGACCTTTTATGAATTGGAACATACCGGAAAGAAGAAGATCTTCGGAAAGGTGGAACTGACCGGGGAGGAATTTGAGGGGATGCTCACGCTGGCCAAGGAGGGGATCGTGTCTCGCTCTACAATCCCGGAATTGAAGCGGGAGCTGGCGGAGAAGGAATGGAAGCTGCGGGATCTGCGAGGAGACTTTGACCGGCTATGGGAGAGTACGCGGGATTTCTTTCGGGCGGTGAAGATTGCGCCCAAAAGAGTAAAGGAATTATTGGAAGACATTTTTGCCAAAGACCGTGCGGAACGGGAGCGGGAGCGGCAGATGCGCAGGGAAAGCCGCAGCCGCAATAACGCCCCAATACGGTAA
- a CDS encoding helix-turn-helix domain-containing protein, translating into MTTGEKIRKYRLERGLSQKELGLRAGMSEPAVRNYELGNRIPSVKRLEALAGALGVSRFALSDPDLDTYIGVMHALFYLEDTYGLEPIDRSGEIVLKFPIENSLYEDVRSWCKERQAFAEDKISREDYDEWRHTFPKIRTERNIRAVRELQKKQK; encoded by the coding sequence ATGACGACAGGGGAAAAGATACGGAAATACAGACTGGAACGGGGGCTTTCCCAGAAGGAGCTGGGGCTGCGGGCAGGGATGAGCGAGCCCGCGGTACGCAACTATGAGCTGGGGAACCGTATCCCGTCGGTCAAGCGGTTGGAGGCTTTGGCGGGTGCGCTCGGGGTGAGCCGGTTCGCCCTGTCTGATCCGGACCTTGACACTTACATCGGGGTGATGCACGCCTTATTTTATTTGGAGGATACCTATGGACTGGAGCCGATTGACCGCAGCGGAGAGATTGTGCTGAAGTTCCCGATTGAAAATTCCCTTTATGAGGATGTGCGTTCATGGTGCAAAGAGCGGCAGGCGTTTGCGGAGGATAAGATTTCCCGCGAGGACTATGACGAATGGCGGCATACCTTTCCCAAAATACGGACGGAACGAAACATACGGGCTGTGCGTGAGCTGCAAAAGAAGCAAAAATAG
- a CDS encoding LacI family DNA-binding transcriptional regulator, producing MNITIKEIAKMTGVSIATVSHVINKTRYVSPELTQKVERAIYETGYINKIRRNQFKFGRQSRMAFVLPTTNSTVYAQLANTMTELLAKEGYILSTYVSHDNEEYEKHILMNLLADKNIAGIFLSPTVNASRIYTKVKRSGIPFMCVERKTKDGEIPAILSENEEAMFRGTRHLIRSGHKLIGILLEDCDLIHCQERLAGYRRALEEYKVPFDKGLVCRVDLYCQEEENIFEKARFNTLPSAFIAAGNTLTLKLLKNADDYGLKCPDDISIVGFGDDEWSSIFNPSLTILRQDTASTAKRAVEMMMGLLKGNSAAQTVVRMPVGFTVRKSTRVINRGPFGEIAVPPENILVDTAEEEYLKKEQFKVAIAFHCTDTEWSRLQETGIRDTLARYNVQVIAVMDANFNAQLQVTQLEALRMQKPDAIIGVPVDENITAGKFKELSRLTKMILIGNIPQGIDKNDYYSCVSVNERENGQNAGNILGEYFRERTDVKLGLLNHGLPFHMTRQRDNAAEQVLTENYTNLQIVSRKNFYQIQNVYDTCMQMMREHPEISGLYVSWERPAMEAIRALRTLGRTDVAISTVDLDLEIASYMARGEMVRGISAQRPYEQGEAAAMVTIQALLGKKGYKFVGVQPVVVYPRELTRYWREIIRKPAPEFLKPHKNR from the coding sequence TTGAATATTACAATAAAAGAGATTGCAAAAATGACGGGAGTATCGATTGCCACGGTATCCCATGTTATCAACAAGACCCGTTATGTCAGCCCAGAGCTGACGCAAAAAGTAGAAAGGGCCATTTATGAAACAGGATATATCAATAAAATACGAAGAAATCAATTCAAATTTGGAAGGCAATCCAGAATGGCATTTGTGCTGCCCACCACAAACAGTACCGTATATGCACAGCTTGCAAACACAATGACAGAGCTTCTTGCAAAAGAGGGATATATCCTTTCGACCTATGTTTCCCACGATAATGAAGAGTATGAAAAGCATATCCTGATGAATCTGCTTGCGGATAAAAATATTGCCGGCATCTTTTTGTCGCCTACGGTAAATGCGTCGCGGATATACACAAAGGTGAAGCGTTCCGGTATTCCTTTTATGTGCGTGGAGCGCAAGACGAAAGACGGCGAAATTCCAGCCATACTGTCTGAAAACGAAGAAGCGATGTTCAGGGGGACCCGCCACTTGATTCGCAGCGGGCATAAATTGATTGGTATCCTGCTCGAAGACTGCGACTTGATTCACTGCCAGGAGCGTCTTGCGGGATATAGGCGCGCGTTAGAGGAATATAAAGTCCCATTCGACAAAGGATTGGTTTGCAGAGTGGATCTTTACTGCCAGGAAGAGGAAAACATTTTTGAAAAAGCGCGTTTCAATACGCTCCCTTCTGCATTTATCGCGGCGGGAAACACTTTGACCCTAAAACTCCTGAAAAATGCGGACGATTACGGCTTGAAGTGCCCGGACGATATTTCCATTGTCGGCTTTGGCGATGATGAATGGAGCAGTATTTTTAATCCGTCGCTTACGATTCTCAGGCAGGATACCGCTAGCACCGCAAAGCGTGCGGTGGAGATGATGATGGGATTATTGAAAGGAAATTCTGCTGCACAGACAGTGGTTCGCATGCCCGTCGGTTTTACGGTCCGCAAATCCACGCGCGTCATCAATCGGGGGCCGTTTGGGGAAATTGCCGTTCCGCCTGAAAACATACTGGTCGATACGGCGGAAGAGGAATATTTAAAAAAGGAACAATTCAAGGTTGCCATCGCGTTCCACTGCACGGATACAGAATGGTCCCGGCTTCAGGAAACGGGGATCCGCGATACGCTTGCGCGCTATAACGTACAGGTCATTGCGGTGATGGACGCAAATTTTAATGCGCAGCTGCAGGTAACGCAGCTTGAGGCGCTTCGTATGCAGAAGCCGGATGCGATTATCGGCGTTCCGGTAGATGAAAACATTACGGCGGGCAAATTCAAGGAGCTCTCCCGCCTGACAAAAATGATTCTTATTGGAAATATACCTCAGGGGATTGACAAGAATGACTATTATAGCTGCGTTTCAGTGAACGAGCGGGAAAACGGACAAAATGCAGGAAATATATTGGGGGAATATTTCAGGGAAAGAACGGATGTCAAGCTGGGCTTGTTAAATCATGGGCTGCCGTTCCACATGACGCGCCAACGGGATAATGCAGCCGAGCAGGTTCTGACGGAAAATTATACCAATTTGCAGATCGTATCGCGCAAAAATTTTTACCAAATTCAAAACGTATATGATACCTGTATGCAAATGATGCGGGAACACCCGGAGATTTCCGGGCTTTATGTGTCGTGGGAACGCCCGGCAATGGAGGCGATACGCGCCCTGCGTACGCTTGGAAGGACGGACGTCGCCATTTCCACGGTGGATTTGGATTTGGAAATCGCATCTTATATGGCCCGCGGGGAAATGGTGCGGGGCATAAGCGCGCAGCGTCCTTACGAGCAGGGCGAAGCAGCGGCAATGGTTACGATCCAGGCGCTTCTGGGGAAAAAAGGATATAAATTTGTGGGCGTGCAGCCGGTGGTGGTATACCCGCGCGAGTTGACGCGTTATTGGCGCGAAATCATCAGAAAACCTGCGCCTGAATTTCTGAAACCGCATAAAAACCGTTGA
- a CDS encoding sugar phosphate isomerase/epimerase family protein encodes MKITYSTNAWGPVLAHWAAPNCVNAAYYRCGGKLEQALADIAEAGFESVEIFDGELLEFEGRSGILEKMLEKYGLTLKGVYIACNFIYDEILPEELDRVRRAAQFAKNLGATEIALGGGAIRFDGIRESDYVKLGEALDRVCDLADKLEMRASFHPHMGSLVESPVQLDKVMPHTRIRLCPDLAHVKKGGGDPLKVVKKYLDRIDYIHLKDIMDDGMFCPLGIGILDIDAIVEALKKAPHKIEIAIECDGWTGDPAEGARITSHYLKKQGF; translated from the coding sequence ATGAAAATCACTTACTCGACAAATGCATGGGGGCCGGTCTTGGCGCATTGGGCCGCGCCAAATTGCGTAAACGCCGCATATTACAGGTGCGGCGGCAAACTCGAACAGGCGCTGGCGGATATCGCGGAAGCGGGATTTGAATCGGTGGAGATATTTGACGGAGAGTTGCTGGAGTTCGAGGGACGCAGCGGGATCCTGGAAAAAATGCTGGAAAAGTACGGTCTTACGCTAAAGGGCGTATACATTGCCTGCAATTTCATTTACGACGAGATATTGCCGGAAGAGCTGGACCGTGTCCGCCGCGCCGCGCAGTTTGCGAAAAACCTTGGGGCAACGGAGATCGCCCTTGGGGGCGGCGCGATCCGGTTCGACGGGATCAGGGAATCGGATTACGTAAAATTGGGCGAAGCGCTTGACCGGGTCTGCGACCTTGCGGACAAGCTGGAAATGCGGGCGAGCTTTCACCCTCATATGGGGTCGCTGGTAGAATCCCCGGTCCAGCTGGACAAGGTCATGCCGCATACGCGTATCCGGCTGTGCCCCGACCTTGCCCATGTAAAAAAGGGCGGCGGGGATCCGCTTAAGGTCGTAAAAAAATATCTTGACCGGATCGATTACATCCACCTGAAGGACATTATGGACGACGGTATGTTTTGCCCCCTTGGCATCGGGATACTCGATATAGACGCAATCGTGGAGGCGCTCAAAAAAGCGCCGCACAAGATCGAGATCGCGATTGAATGCGACGGCTGGACGGGCGATCCGGCAGAGGGGGCGCGGATCACGTCACATTATTTGAAGAAACAGGGATTTTAA
- a CDS encoding levoglucosan dehydrogenase produces MKTYQVGLIGAGFMAKAHSIAYDGMPMFFWPAPGMAVKKTIADLTEECAKDAAQRLGFRQGTANWRDIVDDPEIDIVDICTPNDAHYEIAVAAAEAGKHILCEKPISRTLEEAEKMRDAVRKAGVINMLAFNYRRTPAVQLAKKLIDEGAIGTILDFRGTYLQDWSADPDSPLSWRFQKKVCGSGALGDIGTHVVDMARFLIGDFDEVNARVATYINERPLQTGSADSLGNVKGGSGPKGKVDVDDQCCFMINFKSGAFGTIEATRNAWGRNNFITLEIHGTEGSIYFNYERRDELQVCFASDGGDRRGFRTIYTGPAHPYGEGLWPIPALGIGYTETKIVECYDFIKAIAENKQASPNFEDGYQIERISDAVLRSGASRAWEKV; encoded by the coding sequence ATGAAGACTTATCAGGTAGGTTTGATCGGCGCGGGATTTATGGCAAAAGCACATTCCATTGCATACGACGGGATGCCGATGTTTTTTTGGCCGGCGCCGGGGATGGCGGTCAAAAAGACCATTGCCGATTTGACGGAGGAATGCGCGAAGGACGCGGCGCAACGGCTGGGATTCCGGCAGGGGACGGCGAATTGGCGCGACATTGTGGACGATCCCGAGATCGATATCGTTGATATCTGTACGCCAAACGACGCGCACTACGAAATCGCTGTGGCGGCGGCAGAAGCCGGGAAGCATATCCTGTGCGAAAAGCCGATCTCAAGAACGCTCGAGGAAGCCGAAAAGATGCGCGACGCCGTTAGGAAAGCCGGCGTAATCAATATGCTTGCGTTCAATTACAGGCGGACGCCCGCAGTACAGCTTGCAAAAAAATTAATTGACGAAGGGGCGATCGGGACGATCCTGGATTTCCGCGGGACCTATTTGCAGGATTGGTCGGCCGATCCGGATTCCCCACTTTCCTGGAGGTTCCAGAAAAAGGTTTGTGGCTCGGGCGCGCTTGGAGATATCGGGACGCATGTGGTCGATATGGCGCGGTTCCTCATCGGAGACTTCGACGAGGTAAACGCGCGTGTCGCAACGTATATAAACGAACGGCCGCTGCAAACCGGTTCCGCGGACAGCCTTGGGAATGTGAAAGGCGGCAGCGGGCCGAAAGGAAAGGTTGACGTGGACGACCAGTGCTGCTTTATGATTAATTTCAAAAGCGGCGCGTTCGGCACGATAGAGGCGACGAGGAATGCGTGGGGCCGCAATAACTTCATTACGCTTGAGATCCACGGGACGGAAGGCTCCATCTATTTCAATTACGAACGCAGGGATGAACTGCAGGTCTGCTTTGCAAGCGACGGGGGAGACCGCCGGGGCTTCCGTACGATTTACACCGGCCCGGCCCACCCTTATGGAGAAGGCCTGTGGCCGATCCCGGCGCTGGGAATCGGATATACGGAGACCAAGATCGTCGAGTGCTACGATTTCATCAAGGCGATTGCGGAAAACAAACAGGCCTCGCCTAATTTTGAAGACGGCTACCAGATCGAGAGGATCAGCGACGCCGTCCTGAGGTCGGGCGCGAGCCGCGCATGGGAAAAGGTTTGA